tattatcaCCTCAAAGAGGCTTTGGGTACCTACatagatgataatgataaattattattaatttgaaagATAGTAAATAGCTAGATGAAATTTACAAGTTTCTGTAAcaatgttgaaaataaaaatatcaaatttataaaaataatattattatgagagTAGGATTAAGAAATTGTAAAGTTTTCTACAGTGTAGAAATTACTTAAAGATAtggcttgtattttttttaagaataccGCATGCTATGcgctatttattttgtatttatttgctgTTTGTATAATACTATTATGAAATTACATTCCACTATctgatttgtttttgtttgatgtACCTAATTATGACTATTTTCagtatgtttattataataactcgTCTATTAATATGTACAATGGTTTCCTTTATAATTTGCCTTATGTTTAAGATATTAAACTTaccattaatattttgtgttttaataaatgaatattcaGGGATGTGTCTTGAATGATGTGAATGAACGAGTGAATGCAATCCACCCAAGCCAAGCCATCCAtctcacatcacactaatattataaaggcaaaagtttgtgtgtaagtgtgtaagtatgtttgttcctcttgtacgctgcggctactgatgcgattttgctgaaacttggaatggaaatatattttactctagattaacacataggctacttttcatcccgaaaaaatcgatggttcccgcgggatttgttaaaaactaaattgcacgcgggcgtccgctagtttactataAATGCAAAGTCCGTCTGTAACCTTATAATAActaacggccgttttcaataacctacccaagattacggatagatagctatgAACGATtttcagtaacagtcaaactatctttacatagtcaaacaatctgtcagtaggttactGAAAAGCAATTATGAACgaaaagatagattttcttaagtttagtaagcgaaatggcccgcagatagataggttattggaAACCGTAAACCGAAAAACCGATTATGATGTATTGGGGTATTCATGTAGATGTAAACATGTAACTTTGAGCTTGGAGATGTCGCCATGTAGGCTtgtttttatcccagaaaattccatggtttcaTGGGTTTGTATGTTCTCTCGAACGGAAGTTTATGGGCTAGGtttaatattatacagggtgctattatgggagtatttcccataactctggggttataattattctttaccaaaaattaacACTTTCATTACCGCTAcgattttcacgatgttttctcggGAGCCGCCTACATTTTACGTTGGACTCGCTAGGTGAGTCGCCGGCGCTGCGATACGAATCATTCGACTCGCCACGCGAGTTCAGTGGCATTGCGTTAGGGTAAAAACTATGTTCTGTTATTTTTGTGGCCGTGACAGTGTACGTTACGTGTTTAAAGCAATTAACTAGTATATggtgtaatttaacaaaaagaaaatggcaagaaacactataaataaacgaaaaggTAAGTTTGTTTCGTAATTTATGCAGTGGCTCTCAATCTTACAAATACTGATTATTGTTGAtatcttatattgtttttataaacagattttcttattatatgtatagatgttttgagtaaagttacattttaattactttcgaAATTTTCAGGCCACCACAAAACACAATAACATAGAACACAAGAATCTCAAAGTCCAGAAAACGTTTGCCAGGGGTTAAAACAGTAGGTACTCCAACAGGTCCAGTAATCGAAAGCCAAGTCACAATGATAGAAAACAAATATACGCGTGCGATAAGGAAAGGGTCGTGCTTAAcactaatctatatataaagaaagtcgggtttgttacaacacttcaCTCGAGATTGACCAATGAGAGCTTGGCAAAAACAATGTTATCAGTGCTTTTATTGCTTACTAACCAGAGCgttcatgttaaaaaataccgGTTCCTTTTGTTTTGCCggcaatttttaacaatgcgAAGGGATCCTCTTTCAGTTGTAACTCTTAAAGTAATAGACCGAGAGTTGAGTTTGTGTTTTCTGCACCGTTCGTTTAACAAAAACGCAAGGACAGACTCAAAAACTTAGAAGTACCCATTTGGTGAACACCAAATTCGAGCCCCTACAAGGTGTCGAACACAATCCGCCGTTGTTTTACGAGTGAATGTGACTTttggtaaaatgaaaataaaagtatctaccttttatatatttcatttataaaagtttgagAATCTATGTTAGTGAACTCGCCTAGCGAGTTCAAGGCATTGCagaatagtttattttctttcgaTTATAAACTGGGTCTGCACACCCGGCCCACCACGTTATTCATTAGATTAGTGTATATTTAGTCTTCAGTATTATTTTAAGCAGAAAATACAcatgcattttgaaaaaaaattgcaaaaacatTGAACTCGCGAGGCGAGTCTACGGCGCTGGAATAAAATTTACGTGGACTCTCCGGGCGAGTCGGTGGCACTGAACGTGTTAACTAAAAATGTTCAATGTACAtctgtgttctaaaattaatattttcggggtaaataatatttcttatgtaaatggatcttaaaatgtgtcccttttacacctccttataattatgacgtagccaagttttacgtattttaaaatgcaagaaaAGGCGTGTGTTATTTACTTGGatgtcggaattatttgaattccttttttatgaaaacataagttttaatttttttgttaaaaaatattagtagttcggctcctttaaaaggactcgtcaacaccttgaagttatgggaaatactcccaagaATTCTGTATTTCTACACTAAGATTTTAAAGAGGgaagatttgtattttgaatgtaacgaataaactaaaaatctacttgactgatttgaaaaattcgttcatcAATAGAATACTACAATATCAGTGAgcaacatatattttataacccgttattcccacgggaactacgcgagtgaaatcgcgaggttctgctagttattaatatagtGGACTCGCGGATTTGACTgatattttaatcaaatttttatcaaaatgatATCAATTTTAATCAATGTTGGAATTATAATCTAatgtaaaagtaataaaaaattacaaccgaACATCacttttatgttaataaattatcatattctaaaaatatctactaatgTTTTTAAGGAATATCGTgattttgaattaatattttattgaaatcagGGAGATTCACCGTATTCAAGTAATATTTCACTTTGAGTATGTATGTGGTACAGGCCACATGGAAAActcaattttaaattcttttaccaataaaaagccatGTTATattttgcgagtgtcataggctatattttatttctgtattcccacggttatatgtgaatattaaataaaatgaacattATATCGTACAAAAaccttttattaaaaacattattgctTGTTAAACAGACGTTAGTATCTAAGATAACCTTCtaacaaatataattacaactataaagtataaaaaaaaatctttaaaaacattttaggtATGCTGTTACAAAATATGAGATTTCTTtatgaagaaagaaaaaagacagATTTTcactaagtatattatttatctatgatATTTCTGTATATTGCACGaatttatatctttttataaaataaaataaaatccatattaaaaacattttatagaaaaaaatagaaaaagaaaacgAGATCGTtttaatacctttttttttttaatttttaaataattttgatgtaAATTTTCGTGTAGGtaccaaaatacaaaacaaaaaaaaagttaaaaatacttaaaatattttaaagatctcGAGATATTTTGTCAAATACTAAAAAATCTTTACCATAAACACCTACCTACGTATAAAAGGAATGTTCTCGGAATGGTAACcacgtaaaaatataaaacaatacaacCTTCTAAACATCTgaacaatttcaaaatatacaataaaataataacaatttgtaaatatatacttataaagtACGATTGTCTTTTTTAGTAAATTGAAATGAttgtcttttttaataaaattaatgagtacgtaatttaaataaaatattaaaactataccACAACCTTATAAATTGGGATTAGGTATTTCTTGTGGTCCACTCTTTTTGATGACTTTTAACTTTTCTTTTGTGGGTTTTGCAGTGTCTGAGGGGATATGTTCTACAATCGGAATTGTTTTAGATTCTGCCTTCGGCTTTTTGGTTTCTTCAGCCTTATTTTTTGGTTTCTTGGGGTCAGTAGCTGGTTTTGTGTTTACATTTTGTGCTTGAGATTTTGCTTCTGGTGCTTTAGTTGCTTTAGCGCCAGCCTGGTCTGTGACTTTTGATTGCACAGATTCCTTTTTACTTGCTTCTGGTTTTACGTCATTGGTTTTCGGTATTTTGTTTTCCGTTACCTTAGCTGGTTTTCCTTGCGATTCTTGATTTTTATCTGCAGGTTTTGTTTGTGGCGTAGCTTTTGCTTGTAAATTATCTTCCTTTTGTGCGGTTTTGGGCTTGGCTTCAGCTTGTGGTGCAACTTTTGGTTTTGTGTTAGTATCTTTTGCCACTACTTTAGGCTCTGGTTTAGCCTCTTTTGGTATTACTTTAGGTTTTTCTTCTTGTTTTGGTATTGCTTTAGCCTCTTTCCTAACTTCAGCTTGAGCTTTGGGTTTGGGTTCTTCTTTCTGTTTAGGAACACTCTTGGGATCAACTTTTTTGTCAACAGTATTTTGTTTCACCTCTTCTTTAGGGACTTTTGTTGTTGGTTTTTGTGTTGTAGTCGGAGGAGTGGTTTGCTTTACAGGTTTATCATTCTTGGGTATAGCCTTTTGTTCAACTTTAGGTTTATTTGGCTCCTGTGGTTTAGATTCTACTTTTGGCTGATCCCGAACAGGTGCTTTTTTAGTGAATGCTTTTATCAACTGAGGCGGGGCTGGTACTACACCGATGTAGTTTTGTAAATGCGGACAACCAGTATATAGCTTGTCTTTAACAACTATCGCATCACTAATGTGAAGCAGACTTCCGTCAGTATTATAGTATGATGCTACGATGTTGCCATTCCAGTCCATTTGAACCAATCCTGTTTTCCCAATTGTTATCATGCCTGTACTTCCGAAATTGccaatctaaaataaatattttaaatgttacagCATGTCTCTTGATAAATTCAAGGTTTGCGTTAAGCgcattattataatgtacatGATTATTAATGATGAAAAAGCTTAGGAATTAGTCGAACATATGGCAGAGTACTTAGTAAGTATtagttataaacaatattttgaaatagtAAGAAAAAATTGCTAAGTTTGCTGTGGACTTTTACAgctttaattttcagttttcggCTTTACttcccaaaatatttttttctcgtGTGATAAAGCTATGTCAAATTGCATCGATAAATTCCAAAATGAACATCAGATTAATGAATACacgaattttaactttaaatgattatttttaactatagaTTAGGTATAGGTCGCGGCCAATAAGTTGAACTAAGTATGCacagtaaataattttcgaGTGTTTGTGACGTATGGACGATTAACCATAGCACCACGTTGGCGACATTACAATCGCGTACGCAACTTTTAATTGTCTGACACCTTTAATGTAACGGGCAACCACGGACCACGGGTctaaaacttttgtttttaaaaatctgcAAAGACAGCTGTCATTTAGATTCAACTTAGTTGCCGTGGTCTACACCTAATATGTATTCATACAcgctataaacataaacgagagacgtgatagcccagtggatatgacctctgcctccgattccggagggtgtgggttcgaatccggtctatattatatatggaatattaagaaattaaatatcacgtgtctcaaacggtgaaggaaaacatcttgaggaaacctgcataccagagaattttctcaattctctctGTCTGgcaatccacatttggccagcgtggtggactattggcctaacccctctcattctgagaggagactcgagctatgcagtgagccgaatatgggttgatactgatgatgaatgatgataaacATAAACAAGTAGTATGGGTACATAATTACCTGGTATACGATGTTTTCGAATATATAATTCGGGAATTGACTCTGAAGGAATTCGAATGGTATTTCAATAAGCCGCGCGAGTCGTGCCACG
The Bicyclus anynana chromosome 21, ilBicAnyn1.1, whole genome shotgun sequence genome window above contains:
- the LOC112046412 gene encoding adipocyte plasma membrane-associated protein Hemomucin gives rise to the protein MGIIVGIIKRILKLVLYGALFAAFIVLIPNLPPYTKFTRIELEPTQALVGPLAPNDVLNNAEALFKDKLLGPEVFQIWNGEIYTGLATGEIVKVSPGGHVTFVTKIGQPCTSTLQEHICGRPLGFVIDEKNKLLYVADAYYGIWKVNLVTDKKQLLVSPRVPIDGRIPKLFNSVALDKNGNLYWTDSSTDFQLKDGAFAALVDPTGRLFHYDAAKNVSKVLLDDIWFANGVLLSPDNDYVLVAESSRFRIIKYYIDGPKKGTSEVFVAGLPGTPDVLRALPDGSGVLVSLYVAFDHERPLITKTMAAAPLARKFVARLARLIEIPFEFLQSQFPNYIFENIVYQIGNFGSTGMITIGKTGLVQMDWNGNIVASYYNTDGSLLHISDAIVVKDKLYTGCPHLQNYIGVVPAPPQLIKAFTKKAPVRDQPKVESKPQEPNKPKVEQKAIPKNDKPVKQTTPPTTTQKPTTKVPKEEVKQNTVDKKVDPKSVPKQKEEPKPKAQAEVRKEAKAIPKQEEKPKVIPKEAKPEPKVVAKDTNTKPKVAPQAEAKPKTAQKEDNLQAKATPQTKPADKNQESQGKPAKVTENKIPKTNDVKPEASKKESVQSKVTDQAGAKATKAPEAKSQAQNVNTKPATDPKKPKNKAEETKKPKAESKTIPIVEHIPSDTAKPTKEKLKVIKKSGPQEIPNPNL